One Methylosarcina fibrata AML-C10 DNA segment encodes these proteins:
- a CDS encoding metallophosphoesterase family protein, translated as MNHNHRILFAGDPHGNFKPLIAVVREYRPEAVVLLGDYDLDMPLENYLHEIIGLTQIWWIAGNHDFQSPGKYHNLFHSSLSDRGLHLTVREIGGLKIAGLGGIFLGRVWYPPHRPKWINKQHYLNSQPSHATQAGLSLKYQSAIWHDEFEKLKRLKADILVTHEAPGSHRHGFSAISELGAAMGVRMIFHGHLHENYIGTVRSHIKVVGVADQAVCDLVGNTLTDKFLKTG; from the coding sequence ATGAATCACAACCACAGAATCTTATTTGCCGGAGATCCTCACGGAAACTTTAAGCCGTTGATTGCTGTGGTGCGTGAATACCGGCCTGAGGCCGTCGTGCTCCTGGGGGATTACGATCTCGACATGCCTCTTGAAAATTATCTTCACGAAATCATCGGTTTAACCCAGATCTGGTGGATCGCCGGCAATCATGATTTTCAATCGCCCGGCAAATACCACAACCTGTTTCATTCTTCCCTGTCCGACCGGGGCCTGCATTTGACGGTCCGGGAAATTGGCGGGCTGAAAATTGCCGGCTTGGGCGGCATATTTCTGGGCCGGGTCTGGTATCCGCCGCATCGGCCCAAATGGATCAACAAGCAGCACTACTTAAACTCGCAGCCGAGCCATGCCACCCAAGCCGGCTTGTCGCTGAAATATCAGTCCGCCATCTGGCATGACGAATTCGAAAAATTGAAACGTTTGAAGGCCGACATCCTGGTGACCCACGAAGCGCCGGGCTCGCACCGGCACGGTTTCAGCGCGATCAGCGAGCTCGGGGCCGCGATGGGGGTGCGCATGATTTTTCATGGGCATCTGCATGAAAATTATATCGGCACCGTCCGCAGTCACATCAAGGTGGTCGGGGTGGCGGATCAGGCCGTCTGCGACTTGGTCGGCAACACGCTGACCGACAAATTTCTGAAGACCGGTTAA
- the aqpZ gene encoding aquaporin Z, whose protein sequence is MKQYAAEFFGTFWLVLGGCGSAVLAAAFPDVGIGLLGVAFAFGLTVLTMAYAIGHISGCHLNPAVSIGLWAGGRFPAGKLLPYIIAQVLGGIVAGGVLYLIASGKTDFNLAAGFAANGYGEHSPGGYSLTAGLVTEVVMTMMFLLIILGATDGRAPQGFAPLAIGLGLTLIHLISIPVTNTSVNPARSLAVAVYVGDWALAQLWLFWLAPIIGAALGAVIYRYLGSAESEEPAVFEIPSRPVGGS, encoded by the coding sequence ATGAAACAATATGCTGCTGAATTTTTTGGAACATTTTGGCTGGTTTTAGGGGGCTGCGGCAGTGCCGTTCTGGCTGCGGCGTTTCCGGATGTGGGCATCGGGCTGTTGGGCGTGGCGTTCGCTTTCGGCCTGACGGTATTGACCATGGCTTATGCCATCGGCCATATTTCGGGCTGCCATTTAAATCCGGCGGTGTCGATCGGATTATGGGCAGGCGGACGCTTCCCTGCGGGAAAGTTATTGCCCTACATAATCGCGCAGGTGTTGGGCGGCATTGTCGCCGGCGGCGTCCTGTATCTAATCGCCAGCGGCAAAACGGACTTCAATCTGGCCGCCGGATTTGCCGCCAACGGTTACGGAGAACATTCGCCCGGGGGCTATTCCTTGACGGCGGGACTGGTCACCGAAGTCGTCATGACCATGATGTTTCTGCTGATTATTCTCGGTGCGACCGACGGCCGGGCGCCGCAGGGTTTTGCGCCGCTGGCCATCGGGCTCGGCCTGACCTTGATCCATTTGATCAGCATCCCGGTGACCAATACCTCGGTCAACCCGGCCCGAAGCCTGGCGGTGGCGGTCTACGTCGGCGACTGGGCTTTGGCCCAACTGTGGCTGTTCTGGCTGGCGCCGATCATCGGGGCCGCTTTGGGAGCGGTTATTTACCGTTATCTGGGCAGCGCCGAAAGTGAAGAGCCTGCTGTTTTTGAAATTCCCAGCCGGCCGGTGGGCGGATCCTGA
- a CDS encoding TIGR04282 family arsenosugar biosynthesis glycosyltransferase, whose product MTYAYPDSVLMIFCKAPEPGRVKTRLMPELTAEQAAELHQELSIRTLELAARSSLCPIQLWCAPSTGHPFFTEAAAAYPLRLKQQRGRDLGERMHRAFRSELARYANALLIGCDCPSLTAADLAEALEAINRDCDAVLSPAEDGGYVLIGLIRPCPELFDAMPWGTAQVLEQTRTRIRRNHLRCRELKEQWDVDTAEDLLRFRKQTA is encoded by the coding sequence ATGACCTACGCCTATCCCGACAGCGTATTGATGATTTTCTGCAAGGCACCCGAGCCCGGCCGGGTGAAAACCCGACTGATGCCGGAACTGACCGCCGAACAGGCGGCTGAACTGCATCAGGAACTCAGCATCCGAACCCTGGAGCTGGCAGCCCGAAGTTCCTTGTGCCCGATTCAGCTCTGGTGCGCGCCCTCGACCGGGCACCCTTTTTTCACTGAAGCGGCGGCAGCTTATCCGCTGCGGTTGAAGCAGCAGCGCGGGCGCGATCTCGGCGAACGCATGCATCGTGCGTTCCGCTCGGAACTGGCCCGTTACGCCAACGCCCTGCTGATCGGATGCGATTGCCCTTCGTTGACGGCGGCGGATCTGGCGGAGGCTCTGGAAGCGATCAACCGGGACTGCGACGCCGTGTTAAGTCCTGCCGAGGATGGGGGATACGTACTGATCGGGTTGATCCGACCCTGTCCCGAGCTGTTCGACGCCATGCCCTGGGGCACGGCGCAAGTCCTGGAGCAAACCCGAACGAGAATCCGCCGGAACCATCTTCGCTGCCGGGAGCTCAAGGAACAGTGGGACGTGGATACCGCCGAGGATTTGCTTCGCTTCAGAAAGCAGACGGCCTGA
- a CDS encoding TIGR04283 family arsenosugar biosynthesis glycosyltransferase codes for MKFSLIVPTLNEAPSISACLAALQPLRNRAEIIVVDGGSFDNTEILARKWADRVVRSPKGRARQMNLGAKLATGDVLIFLHADTFLPPDALDRIERQLETNGEWGRFDIQLSGSHFMFKIIALLMNWRSRLTGIATGDQVLFVSKKAFVSAGGFPDIALMEDIALSKALKKISPPVCLKTKVVSSSRKWQQDGIIRTILLMWSLRLQYFFGADPDVLARRYYGKSPSKR; via the coding sequence ATGAAATTCTCCCTCATCGTCCCGACCCTGAACGAAGCACCGTCGATATCGGCCTGTTTGGCAGCATTGCAACCGCTTCGGAACCGCGCTGAAATCATCGTCGTCGACGGAGGCAGTTTTGACAATACCGAAATCCTGGCCCGGAAATGGGCCGACCGGGTCGTTCGTTCGCCCAAAGGCCGTGCCCGGCAGATGAATCTCGGCGCGAAACTCGCCACCGGAGACGTATTGATTTTTTTGCACGCGGATACCTTTTTGCCTCCGGACGCTCTGGACCGGATCGAGCGGCAACTGGAAACGAACGGCGAATGGGGCCGTTTCGACATCCAATTGAGCGGCAGTCATTTCATGTTCAAGATCATCGCGCTGCTTATGAACTGGCGTTCCCGCCTTACCGGCATCGCGACCGGCGACCAGGTTTTGTTCGTCAGCAAAAAGGCTTTCGTCTCGGCAGGCGGCTTTCCCGACATCGCCTTGATGGAAGACATTGCGCTCTCGAAAGCGCTAAAGAAAATATCCCCGCCCGTCTGCCTAAAGACCAAAGTCGTCAGTTCCTCCCGGAAATGGCAGCAGGACGGCATTATCCGTACCATTCTGCTGATGTGGAGTCTGCGTCTACAGTATTTTTTCGGAGCCGACCCGGACGTTCTGGCGCGGCGTTATTACGGGAAGTCCCCGTCAAAACGCTAA